The Sander lucioperca isolate FBNREF2018 chromosome 15, SLUC_FBN_1.2, whole genome shotgun sequence genome window below encodes:
- the LOC116039450 gene encoding hydroxycarboxylic acid receptor 2-like, with amino-acid sequence MDFLLNTTVAINEINMNCSSTHYQGYYYLGPLILSVVMIIEMIVGLPANIVALWIFCFRMKCWKPHTLFLFNLVLADFLLLISVPFRINNYLRGGYWVFGQVWCRINLFMLAVNRSASIAFMTAVALNRYFKVVHPHHYISHMTLTQAGWLTGLMWTVVITLRIPLVAYNLLQQQGNVSLCRSFNSYNVTPSVIKVHYVAFTAEFFLPWFLLLFCSAKIAFHLHQRRMDRQKSVRRAMRAVWVISLVFTVCFMPSILTGLGGVYIKYFHPRDYTSYSRITQLFEMCVGFTYLNSALDPVIYTFSSSMFRDALKSSLRHLSFVNKNVRSANNH; translated from the coding sequence ATGGATTTTCTGCTCAATACCACCGTTGCAATAAATGAAATTAACATGAATTGCTCATCGACCCACTACCAAGGTTATTATTACCTCGGACCTTTGATCCTGTCTGTTGTCATGATCATTGAGATGATTGTGGGCCTGCCAGCAAACATAGTAGCCTTGTGGATTTTCTGTTTCCGCATGAAATGTTGGAAACCACATactctcttcctctttaacCTGGTTCTAGCGGACTTTCTGCTTCTCATCAGCGTGCCCTTCCGCATCAACAACTACCTCAGAGGGGGCTACTGGGTGTTTGGACAGGTCTGGTGTCGCATCAACCTCTTCATGCTGGCTGTCAATCGCTCTGCCAGTATTGCATTCATGACAGCTGTGGCACTGAATCGCTACTTTAAAGTGGTCCATCCGCATCACTACATTAGCCATATGACTTTGACTCAGGCGGGTTGGCTCACAGGCCTGATGTGGACTGTTGTGATCACCCTTCGGATTCCCCTGGTGGCCTACAACCTTCTCCAACAGCAAGGCAACGTCTCCCTGTGTCGTAGCTTCAACTCCTACAATGTAACCCCTTCGGTGATAAAGGTACACTACGTGGCCTTCACTGCAGAGTTCTTCCTGCCCTGGTTCTTGTTGCTATTCTGCTCAGCAAAGATTGCCTTCCACCTGCATCAAAGGCGGATGGACAGGCAGAAGAGTGTACGGAGGGCCATGCGGGCAGTATGGGTGATTAGTTTGGTGTTCACCGTCTGCTTTATGCCAAGTATCCTCACAGGCTTGGGTGGGGTGTACATCAAGTATTTCCACCCCAGGGACTACACGTCTTACAGTCGGATCACCCAGCTCTTTGAGATGTGCGTCGGCTTCACCTACCTCAACAGTGCTTTGGACCCTGTCATCTACACTTTCTCTAGTTCCATGTTTCGTGATGCCCTCAAAAGCTCACTCAGACACCTAAGCTTTGTGAATAAGAATGTCAGATCAGCCAACAACcattaa
- the LOC116039451 gene encoding hydroxycarboxylic acid receptor 2-like codes for MNLLHNTTVAVNEINMNCSSTHYQGYYYLGPLILSVVMIIEMIVGLPANIVALWIFCFRMKCWKPHTLFLFNLVLADFLLLISVPFRINNYLRGGYWVFGQVWCRINLFMLAVNRSASIAFMTAVALNRYFKVVHPHHYISHMTLTQAGWLTGLMWTVVITLRIPLVAYNLLQQQGNVSLCRSFNSYNVTPSVIKVHYVAFTAEFFLPWFLLLFCSAKIAFHLHQRRMDRQKSVRRAMRAVWVISLVFTVCFMPSILTGLGGVYIKYFHPRDYTSYSRITQLFEMCVGFTYLNSALDPVIYTFSSSMFRDALKSSLRHLSFVNKNVRSANNH; via the coding sequence ATGAATTTGCTGCACAATACCACCGTGGCAGTAAATGAAATTAACATGAATTGCTCATCGACCCACTACCAAGGTTATTATTACCTCGGACCTTTGATCCTGTCTGTTGTCATGATCATTGAGATGATTGTGGGCCTGCCAGCAAACATAGTAGCCTTGTGGATTTTCTGTTTCCGCATGAAATGTTGGAAACCACATactctcttcctctttaacCTGGTTCTAGCGGACTTTCTGCTTCTCATCAGCGTGCCCTTCCGCATCAACAACTACCTCAGAGGGGGCTACTGGGTGTTTGGACAGGTCTGGTGTCGCATCAACCTCTTCATGCTGGCTGTCAATCGCTCTGCCAGTATTGCATTCATGACAGCTGTGGCACTGAATCGCTACTTTAAAGTGGTCCATCCGCATCACTACATTAGCCATATGACTTTGACTCAGGCGGGTTGGCTCACAGGCCTGATGTGGACTGTTGTGATCACCCTTCGGATTCCCCTGGTGGCCTACAACCTTCTCCAACAGCAAGGCAACGTCTCCCTGTGTCGTAGCTTCAACTCCTACAATGTAACCCCTTCGGTGATAAAGGTACACTACGTGGCCTTCACTGCAGAGTTCTTCCTGCCCTGGTTCTTGTTGCTATTCTGCTCAGCAAAGATTGCCTTCCACCTGCATCAAAGGCGGATGGACAGGCAGAAGAGTGTACGGAGGGCCATGCGGGCAGTATGGGTGATTAGTTTGGTGTTCACCGTCTGCTTTATGCCAAGTATCCTCACAGGCTTGGGTGGGGTGTACATCAAGTATTTCCACCCCAGGGACTACACGTCTTACAGTCGGATCACCCAGCTCTTTGAGATGTGCGTCGGCTTCACCTACCTCAACAGTGCTTTGGACCCTGTCATCTACACTTTCTCTAGTTCCATGTTTCGTGATGCCCTCAAAAGCTCACTCAGACACCTAAGCTTTGTGAATAAGAATGTCAGATCAGCCAACAACcattaa